ttccctgcAACCATTTATGTCAAGGTTCCGTATCGAATGCATCTCGCCAACCCATGCTTTGCCTTTGACAGCAAACAGTGCAGCGTTTCGCCAACCCATGCTTTGCCTTTGAGCCAACTCATGCTTTGCCTTTGACAGCAAATAGTGCAACGTTTCGCCAACCCATGCTTTGCCTTTGACAGCAAATAGTGCAACGTTGCGTTATGTTTGGCAACATTAGTTACCAAACAACGCCCTCGCTGTTGTCTGTGGCACAAAGTCATCGAACACCACAGAGAAAATAACTCCAATTCACATGGCACGAATTTGCATCGTCGTTataagttttttccttttttttttttttttgtaagagttGTTATCAGTTTTTTGTTCGTGtatcttttgttctttgtttttctaGGAAAgttaattcaaaaataaaaataaaaaataaaagagaaaaaaaattggttgagaaaaaaaaaaagaaaaaaaagtcgaAGTTGTCTAGCTATATTTGGCCAAGTAGCTAATCTTTTTGACCTTATTGGTCTTGTTTGATGACTCAAGTTTATTATGGCCTCACGGTTGACCAATTTTCAACCCAAATTATAGTTGGCCTTGCACCACTGCCAACTGCCACCGActccaattttcttttcatgctGATTTTTCTAGTTAATAGACCATTACAACATGCTTTTTGATCGGAGAGAGGAAGGCTCTGTCttctctttagaattttttttttctttttttttttctccaagtaacactataaaaaaaagggggggaaaacttcactttggccatATGAACTTTCACTCAATTTTACAAAcctccctgaacttccaaatctctcattttggatccctgaactttcaattactctcaatgtggacccctccgtcagattttaaacgttacatgacgtttatacccctaacttttgtataaaatttcaacttccaaaacgtttttttatttttttaaaaaaatgaaaatcaaggacattttggtctttttttgtatttttaactgctaaaattaacaaaaaggttctaattaagagtaattgaaagttcgggtgtccaaaatgagagatttagaaGTTCAAGGGGGATTTGTAAAATCGGATGGAAGTTCAGgaggccaaagtgaagtttcccaaaaaaaaaaaagaaatcatagaGGAGGcgttcttccctcctcccccGGTAGCAGTGGCCAGTGTCTTCGCTGTAGTATCTTTTGGCTCCCGTTTCTGGTGGTTTTGGTTTAGATATAGTTTATAGATCTAGATCTTGATCTAGGTTTTCAAACTCAGATTTACTCGTCTTCACCAGCCAAGGCGTGTCTTTTCAGAATGTCTACGATGTCGCGCTCCTCCACTGCTGCTGTGTTTGgggtttttattgttttttagtttttagctttgatttttttagtttttttcgtCTTGGCCTTTGGGTCGATGACATGAGTTCTCTCCTGGccttttgggtcgaggaggagtAGATTGGTGTGGAAGATTATCTCTCACGGCCGAAATAGGTGCAAACTATGTCCTAGATCAAGTTTGCTCATAGCAGATATGCTGCAGATGTGATTCATAACTGCATTTGTTAGCGGAAGCATAAGGCATAGATAATACTTGattgtaaaaaattttgattgaatCCATGACTTTGTAACTTCATAGCATCTGGCTATGTTTTATCAGAGGTTACGCTCTGTAATGTAAGAGCTTTGTGCTATGTATTGTAAGACCTTTATACTCTTCATATCTTATCATTGAAATTTAAtatttccgtttttttttttaaaaaaaaaagagaccatTACTACAAGAATAATCCTACATTTactcttactttttttatataatttttcaataCCTATAGGTGTGGAAAAATTATGTAAAGAAGTgagagtaagtgtagcattattcaaCTAGTATGCAAGACTTCTCACACCATTTATTTTGCTAAATGTAGGCTTAGGGCACcctataacaataaataaattaagaaaaaaaaaaaacttattccaAGCTTTTTTTTAACGAACTATGATCCTCTTCAGTTTTTTAAGCACGAATTAAATGCGAAGAAAACTTTCTTAACCTTTAATTCTTGACATCTCGTTTGGGTCAGGGTACCCAAtgtcggaaaaaaaaaagaagaaaaaaaaaactttcgaGCGTTTTTTATTCGTAGGAAGCGTAAATTAAATGCCAATAAAACTTTCTTGACCTTTAATTCTTGGTGTCTCGTTTGGGTTGGGATACTCGAATGtcgggaaaaaaagaagaagcaccTTTTAAGCCTTTTTTTAACGAcaaaaagtacaaaataaatGCCAATAAGACTTTCTTGACGTTTAATTCGTGGTGTCTTGTTTGGGTCGAGAAGAatagaggggtaaaattgtcattttaattatttggacaatttttccttttaaaatacACTAACTAGATACCTTCCatttcatctccatttcaaatgaaatggcactacaaaaaaactatcaatttctgATATGGCTATAGTACACgaatttttgccacgtcactaattactgtcagtaaatatttttctgacgtggcaaagttGGCATGTCAGTAATTAGTGACCTGCCAATAtccacacgtcaataaattctgACCTGTTAGacattgccacgtcaataaattttttaggattttaaaactttgaaaattatatattttaNNNNNNNNNNNNNNNNNNNNNNNNNNNNNNNNNNNNNNNNNNNNNNNNNNNNNNNNNNNNNNNNNNNNNNNNNNNNNNNNNNNNNNNNNNNNNNNNNNNNTTTagcattaataattaaaaataataaatttggttTTTCAATTGCCAAAGCGAGGGTATTTTCGAATGATTATGGCCAAATTTTGTTTCAGAATCCATTCTAACGGTCAAGACTAACAAGTGTGCATTTTTGCCAcaaaaatggtagtttaatatATCAAAGTTTTACGCTTGTCACTTTGTGGGGGCTTTTTGAAAGTGAGTTGTAGTCGAGGGGGCTTTtttcccctaatttttaaaacacaTCCAAACAAGTTCTAATATttagagtaatgatatatacattTCTCTATTATCCTCCTCTTATCCCTTCACAACTAATGTGATGTGGTCTCCATAATATTTTATGCatgaagattaatttttttggttgagaGACCACGCCATATCAGCTATAGGGATGAAGATGAAAGGGGGACAATAGTAGGAGTGTACAAGCAAACAGTTATTAACTgtccaataactgctaaccgcatttgtttacggttagcggttttagagGTAAGTGGAGACGCTTAATAACTGCTAATCGTCTACccttaaatataatatattatattaagtagatataaaaataataatataccaAAAGATCGTTTTGGTGTTTGATGCCATTTTAAATAGGCTCTAAATAGTccaaaaaccatttaaaataggTCCTAAAAAGAAGCTCAAGGTgtgccaaaacaaaaaaaaaataggcacaAAAAGTCCAACCTTAAAAGCGGTTATGCAAGACAGTTTTGGGtatcaataaccgctaaccaacTATTATTTCAAAACTACTAACCACCTCAAACAATTGTAATTAGATACAATAACCCTTAACTGTAACCACTTGTACACCCTTAAATAATAAGGTGATGAATAGAAGTAgtcaatttaaagaaaatcaaatttacaattttaattttctaaacaTTATAAGGAATCAAAACAAATGTAGTTGTAGAAATTCTTGACGTGATTATGTGGTTTGACCCTAGGCCTCCAATGAATAATTCTTTATTTAGGTTCACAATTGATTATAGTTTTTCTAGCATTCCAACatctatttttaaatgttttaaggTTTGATACAAGAAAAAACTTGAAGTCCTTACATTGACAAGATGAAAAAGGTTTTCCCCTTTTCCCACTCTCtcgctttgaataaaaaaataaaataaaaaaaatccaacaagaTGATAAGGTTTAAGAGTACAAGATCATTGCAAACTAAATTATTATCACATACACTAAGTTTACATACAATTATTTTGATTCTGGGATAACCTCCAACTCTAGGTTTTGACGTTTTGTAGGTATATGTGCATTATTTTTTACATGGCCAGTAGAGGCAAATGGATTAGGAGGCATAATTAATTTATCTCCTTCTCCTTCCAACATTTTAACCACATCTTTTATGAAAGGACGATCCACTGGGTGCCATTGGATGCACCAGAGTCCAACAATTGCAAGTTTCTTTGCGATTTTATCATCTTCATCATCCTCAACAAAGATTCTTATGTCTTCTTTTTGTTCCAGGATATTGTAAATCCATTCTGGAAAGTAGACTTGGCTAGTGTTTTCAACTGTAATGTCAACATTTTTCCTCCCTCTAGCTATTTCAAGTAATAATattccaaaactataaacatctgcTTTAGAAGACACATTcccaaaatttctagagaatACTTCGGGTGCAATGTAACCCATAGTCCCCCTGGCTGTAGTCATGGACACTGCACTATGATCCTTTGAACACAACTTTGCAagaccaaaatcagaaatttttggattgaagTTCTGGTCTAGCAAAACATTGTGAGGTTTAATATCAAAATGGAGGATTTGTTGATCACATCCTTGGTGAAGATATTCGATTCCTTTTGCTACCCCAAGAGCAATATCTTGCATCTTATCCAAATTAAGAATACAATTCTTGGCATCCGTTGAAGATATGAACTTTTCTAGTGAATCATTTGATAAGAACTCATAAACTAGAGCTCGTCTAAATCCATCGGCGCAGAAGCCAACCAAGCGAACCACGTTAACATGATGGATTGTACCCATTGTTCCAACTTCGTTTATGAATTCTTCCCCATTTCCCTTGGAAGTGTTGAGGATCTTCACTGCAACATAGATTTCATGAGAAAGCTTTCCTTTGAATACTGTTCCATATGCTCCTTCACCTAACTTCTCAGAAAACTGATTTGTAATCTTTTTAATGTCGACATACGAGTATCTTGTGGGTTTGAAATTTCTATAGTCTTCTAAAAACTTCTCAATCTTCACTTGatgttctttttctactttatcATAAGTATAGAAACGATAGAGAGCAAAGACAGCAAGTAGTAATAGAAATGAACCTAAGGTGACGCCTGTGTAATAAACATGTGTGAGTCAATAGTTTACATCtcccaaataaaaagaattttgtaTGACCAAGACAACTCACCCGTGATCGCTAACTTTGATAATGCACCTGTTAAAGATTTAACATAATTAGCTTCTCATTCtacattttcaaaagaaaatatatctTTCGCCTAAAATTTTCTTGCTAATAGCCAAGTTATATTGAATTTAGACCCCTTGAGGTCAAGAGGGCTAAAGGTACTGTGCAGTGAGTTCGCATATGTTTatcaaacattttattttatttttgggtggaaATGAATGCACGTTGGCTTGAAAACTGTACATGAAGAAATTGAGTACAAAGGTGGAAATTGGAGAGAAGACAATACCTTCGAGGAAGCATTCGGTTTCTAATGCAGTGCTATTATTCTTCAATCTGCATTTCTTGCCTTTTGCTTCACAGTGTCCACATACTCGTCTGGGCCATTTCAGTTCAAGATTTTTCTCATCATCACCGAGCACTGTAGTACTTGGAATTGTTCGAAGAGTATACATCTTTGTACAAGATGATAGGGGTAAGTCCATGAGGTCACCACGTTTATCGAAGGCATAAACCTGGTGTTTTTGGGTACTAAGACAACGGATAAACCTGAATTTTACTTCTCTTTGGGAACAATTGAAGAAGACAAAGTCTGTAGGGCCAGTTGAAGAAGATTCCCCTGAAGACAAAGTCTGGTCTTCAGGGGAATCTTCTTCGAATTGGAAAGGCGAGGAAGATAAATGGAGTCTCCTAAGCTGCTTTGGAATACAATGAGCTGGATCATATAATTGAAGTACATGAGATTTGTAGTCAATCCGTTTGACAAAAAGCTTGACTGAATTCGGCAGCTCAACCACTGTATCGTTTGTATCAGTGCAGGAGAGATTAAACCCAGGATACCCACAGTGCTCTGGCTGACTGTTAACCCGGAAGGGAAATCGGATGACTGGGCCAGGAGCTCCACACGGCAATTCAGCACACCCATTACTTTGGCATTCTCCAAGGTCTATGATGAAAGCcacaaacaacaagaagaagtaTGAGAATTCCATTTCTAAGCAAAATATCCAATCTCTCTGCTCTGGAATGCTTCCCAGAGATATATAGCTAGGCTTTCTCCAGTAAATTTCGGATGAACTTCTCTTGGACTTGGAGTCTTGGACAGTTGGACTTACGTAGTATTGGTGACTGTATGAACCGGCTGTGGTCCCAATTGGCGTTGTTTGGTAACCACTCCAATGCACATGGCTCCGTATTGAATGCATCTCATCAACCCAtgctttgccttttttttttctaatcaccCATGCTTTGCCTTTGACAGTACATAGTGCAATGTTGCGATGGGTTTGGCAACATTGGTTACCAAACAACGCcaaatgtttttcaataaaTCCGGCTGTGGTCCCGTTTGGCAACTGACGGAGGAGAGATTTCTTGGACGGTTACTGTAGCTGGTGGAAAAAGAGAAGCATAGTACAGCAGCGCCAGTCCTCACGGGATCATGAACATGCAGGCttgtctattttgttttttccacaCCATTTTCAAAAAGTACGGCTgcaattatttctttattcagaAGGGCaattatttctttccctcccACAAATTATTTACAGGAAATCTTTTTCAAACCGGCCTCTCtgctctctcactctctctatCCTAGTATCTCCATCCATGGTAAGAGGAATACTCTTCCCTGCTGGACTCTCGGTCGTAATTGTTGTTCTTGTCCTAGTCCATGAAGCTTGCAGTGGCAACGATAGTCATCATCACTCATGTCCTCCTTCTTCCTGCGGCAATATTCAGAATATAAGCTATCCGTTTTGGTTGGAAGGCGATCCACCAATGTGCGGAGATCAAAGGTATAATCTGTCTTGTGAGGATAACCAAACAGTGTTACACTTATTTGCTGGAAAATATTACGTACAGGAAATCATTTACAGTGACTACACAATCCGAGTTGTAGACGCAGGTATTGAGAAGGACAATATCTCCTCCATCCCTCGCTATTTTCTAAACCGCTACAATTTCAGTTCAGGGGATCCGTATACCCTATCTTATCCATCTAACATAAAGGTCCTTTGTAATAGTACTGGTCAGTACGAGCAGTTAGGGAATGGCAATATGCCAGCAACGGGTTTGGTTTGGGTGAAGTGCGAAAAGCCAGTGATTTCTCGTAAGTATTTGGACACGTCTAGTTGCTTGAGTAATGGAGTGAAATCTTCCAACTCTTCTCTATTCCATTCCAAGAGCTATCGATATGTTTTATTTTCCGAATATATATCTCTAGACGATTTGGGGGACTCTTGCCAAATAGAGCAAATGTTTCCGAAAGCGTCGTTTATGGTTAACCTAATTAGTTGTCCATTCGTTTACGATCAAGTGGCCGATGGTTTTAAGCTTTCATGGGTGCAAGTTTTGTGTGATAACTTCACAGGAGATGACATTTGCAACCTCAATAACGTGAATTTCCCTGATCAGTGCGGCCTTCCCAGTTCTAAAATATCCGAGATACTTGGAAAAGGTAAGGTTTCTATCTCACAGAATTGTTTGAAGGATAATACCGAATGGCTCAATGACATACAACTGGATGAGTTGTGCCTGACGATGACACTAGTAGAGGAGGATAATAGTCATAAAATGGGTAGAGATTATATTTCTTGTTTAGCATGGGCCAGGACAAAAGTTGTTTACGCGGCCCAGAgacttttgaaattatttaatctacctttttcaattaattaattaattaattaaatttatctattttatagGTATTGGAGCTCTTTACAACATATTAGTACCGCAGATTATACGTAAGATTCTGTATCTCTCATTTGTATTCTTTTAGCTCATTATTTTATAGGCTGTGGAGCATGAAAATAGTTTCAACGTGCAAACAAGATGAATATTAATGGcatttacaagaaaaaagacaattacTTATACATTGTAACTATATTtccaactaaaataaaaattaaaaatgctattttttttttccgagttTTCAAATGCTGATGTTATTCTTTCTTTGCCAAAGCAGAAGACAAATTTGATTGGCTTTCCGGAGATGATGGGCCATACTATGAAGGTAAGGTTTCTATCTCAAAAATTTGTATGTGAGTGGTGGGGTGAATGCCAATCAAAGACACGCAGCATAAATTTATCTATTCATAtatgtgcaaattaaatagtcaaaCATGTAAATATTCTAACGTTTATACGGTTATTTATTCTTTAAGCATGGCCAAGGGGAAAGTTGTTCATGGAATTTTATTAGACCttaaacttttcaaattatttaagtcactttctttattaattaagtaatttatatttttcatatttcttgcAGACTCTTTGGCAAAACTAACGATAATCATGATCAACTGTGGCGGTAAGAACCTTTTTATCTCTCGTTtgatctttttttaatttttcttccctttttaattaattagcaaatAATTAGTTCGACTGTGAAATATGAAATATGAAATATGTTGAAATGAagggggtgtaaacgagccgagcttgagcaaGCTTTCTTTGTTTgggctcggctcatttaaattttactcgagctcgagccgagctcaaGGACAAGTCAAAAAAATCGAGCCTGAGCTcaagctcataataagtcgaggcttttatatttaatttatttatttttattataaatttaaacttcaagtactcttaaacggctcaagaagccagctttCATATGAACATTTGCTTAGCCTGACTAgccgagtatggagcctgagtcaagaCAGTAagacacttggtttcgaagagagaggatatgcatccttttataataaaaggatgctattaggaaaaaaaaaatcatcaatttttgatattaatatgagcaactatgtgaacaactaccaattcgagTCTTATACTAGCTGCTCACAAGCCTAATCAAGTCGAGCCGAActtgtttcgtttaatattcgagctagtatttgtgttcacgaaatgcctcatttaataatcgagccAAGCTTATACGAGTTGATCCCGAACTCACTCGTGAATGGCTTGCTCATTTAACACCCCTAAAAGGcaagatgaaaatattattcacatgaaaaagaaaacaaaaattgtgatTAATTACGAGGATTTAGAAAGGCGGTGGGTTGAGCTGTAATAAATAAGATGTTGACATTAGGTCATctacattttgttttcttataatatattttgacAATGTTCTTTCACAGGACTATACCTTGCAGCAAGAGTTGTATTGTCGATTCCCTGCGTGATTAcgtttttgatatataaatggCGTAGAAGGCATTTATCGATGTACAATGTTGTTGAAGAATTCTTGCAAAGCCACAATAATCTCATGCCACTAAGGTACTCTTACTTTGAAATTAGGAAGATgaccaaaaatttcaaagaCAAACTAGGCGAAGGAGGCTATGGCACTGTATTTAAAGGAACACTTCGAAGTGGCCGACTCGTAGCTATAAAAATGTTGGGTAAGTCCAAAGCTAATGGACAAGATTTTATCAATGAAGTTGCAACCATTGGAAGGATTCACCATGTTAATATAGTGCAACTCATTGGTTTTTGTGTTGAAGGATCAAAGCGAGCTCTAGTATATGAGTTCATGCCTAATGGCTCCCTGAATAAATACATATTTTCCCCAGAAGAAAGTACCCTCCTAAGCTATGACCAAATGTTTGATATAGCTCTAGGAGTGGCTCGTGGAATTGAATATCTACATCAAGGATGTGCCATGCAAATTTTGCACTTTGATATCAAGCCTCACAACATTCTTCTTGATGAGAATTTTGCTCCAAAGGTTTCTGACTTTGGCTTGGCAAAGCTATATCAAGTAGATGATAGCATTGTCTCTTTGACTGCTGCAAGAGGGACGTTAGGATACATGGCTCCTGAGTTGTTCTATAAAAACATTGGAGGCATTTCATACAAAgctgatgtttatagttttggaatGTTATTGATGGAAATGGCGGGTAGAAGAAGGAATGTAAATGCATTTGCAGACCATTCAAGCCAAATTTATTTCCCTACTTGGGTTTATGACCAATTGCATGATGGAAAAGACATAGAAATTGAAGATGTTacaatggaagaaaagaaaatagttaagAAGATGACCATGGTCGCCTTATGGTGTATACAGATGAAGCCTAGTAATCGCCCTTCAATGAACAAGGTCATAGAAATGcttgaagaagaagttgaaagcTTACAGATGCCTTCCAAGCCTTTCTTATCATCAGTAGAGAGCCCCATGAGGGATTTTGGAGAGGATTCAAATCAAACTTGCTCATCAATTCAATCAAAAGAATCAAGTCAAACAACTCAGTTTTAAATGCAAATTANNNNNNNNNNNNNNNNNNNNNNNNNNNNNNNNNNNNNNNNNNNNNNNNNNNNNNNNNNNNNNNNNNNNNNNNNNNNNNNNNNNNNNNNNNNNNNNNNNNNgtttgttttcttataatttattttgacgATGTTCTTTCATAGGACTATACCTTGGAGCAAAAGCTGTATTGACAGTATTGTTGACGCCCTGCGTGATTgcatttttgatatataaatggCGTAGAAGGCATTTATCCATGTACGATGTTGTTGAAGAATTCTTGCAAAGCCACAATAACCTCATGCCAATAAGGTATTCTTACTTTGAAATTAGAAAGATGACCAAAAGTTTCAAGGACAAATTAGGCGAAGGAGGCTATGGCAGTGTATTTAAAGGAACACTTCGAAGTGGTCAACTCGTAGCTATAAAGATGTTGTGTAACTCCAAAGCTAATGGACAAGATTTTATCAATGAAGTTGCAACCATTGGAAGGATTCACCATGTTAATATAGTTCAACTCATTGGTTTTTGTGTTGAAAGATCAAAGCGAGCTCTAGTATATGAGTTCATGCCTAATGGCtctttaaataaatacatattttcCTCAGAAGTAAATACCCTCCTAAGCTATGACAAAATGTATGATATAGCTCTAGGAGTGGCTCGTGGAATTGAATATCTACATCAAGGATGTGCCATGCAGATTTTGCACTTTGACATCAAGCCTCACAACATTCTTCTTGATGAGAATTTGGATCCGAAGGTGTCTGACTTTGGCTTGGCAAAGCTATATTCAGTAGATGATAGCATTGTCTCTTTGACTGCTGCAAGAGGGACGTTAGGATACATGGCTCCTGAGTTGTTCTACAAAAACATTGGAGGCATTTCATACAAAgctgatgtttatagttttggaatGTTATTGATGGAAATGGCGGGTAGAAGAAGGAACTTAAATGCACTTGCAGACCATTCAAGCCAAATTTATTTCCCTACTTGGGTGTATGAACAATTGCACGATGGAAAGGACATAGAAATGGAAGATGTTAccgaagaggaaaagaaaatagttaagAAGATGACCATGGTCGCCTTATGGTGTATACAAATGAAGCCTAGTAATCGCCCTTCAATGAATAGGGTCATAGAAATGcttgaagaagaagttgaaagcTTACAAATGCCTTCCAAGCCTTTCTTATCATCAATAGAGAGCCCCATGAGGGATGCTGGAGAGGATTCAAATCAAACTTGCTCATCAATTCAATCAGAAGAATCAAGTCAAACAACTCAGttttaaatgcaaattaagTGATATGAGTCTCCTCAATTACATTCCCATTAAATAGGGGCATTTAGTGTTCTCATCTATATTTGATAGCACAAAGATGCTTGATGTTTATGTGTAGTAAATAAGATCAGTTCCTTTGATTTATGATATCTTGCCTTATTACAtcatttcttttgtttaaagtctattttctcatatttaacCAAT
This genomic interval from Corylus avellana chromosome ca3, CavTom2PMs-1.0 contains the following:
- the LOC132174666 gene encoding rust resistance kinase Lr10-like → MYDVVEEFLQSHNNLMPIRYSYFEIRKMTKSFKDKLGEGGYGSVFKGTLRSGQLVAIKMLCNSKANGQDFINEVATIGRIHHVNIVQLIGFCVERSKRALVYEFMPNGSLNKYIFSSEVNTLLSYDKMYDIALGVARGIEYLHQGCAMQILHFDIKPHNILLDENLDPKVSDFGLAKLYSVDDSIVSLTAARGTLGYMAPELFYKNIGGISYKADVYSFGMLLMEMAGRRRNLNALADHSSQIYFPTWVYEQLHDGKDIEMEDVTEEEKKIVKKMTMVALWCIQMKPSNRPSMNRVIEMLEEEVESLQMPSKPFLSSIESPMRDAGEDSNQTCSSIQSEESSQTTQF
- the LOC132174106 gene encoding rust resistance kinase Lr10-like, whose protein sequence is MEFSYFFLLFVAFIIDLGECQSNGCAELPCGAPGPVIRFPFRVNSQPEHCGYPGFNLSCTDTNDTVVELPNSVKLFVKRIDYKSHVLQLYDPAHCIPKQLRRLHLSSSPFQFEEDSPEDQTLSSGESSSTGPTDFVFFNCSQREVKFRFIRCLSTQKHQVYAFDKRGDLMDLPLSSCTKMYTLRTIPSTTVLGDDEKNLELKWPRRVCGHCEAKGKKCRLKNNSTALETECFLEGALSKLAITGVTLGSFLLLLAVFALYRFYTYDKVEKEHQVKIEKFLEDYRNFKPTRYSYVDIKKITNQFSEKLGEGAYGTVFKGKLSHEIYVAVKILNTSKGNGEEFINEVGTMGTIHHVNVVRLVGFCADGFRRALVYEFLSNDSLEKFISSTDAKNCILNLDKMQDIALGVAKGIEYLHQGCDQQILHFDIKPHNVLLDQNFNPKISDFGLAKLCSKDHSAVSMTTARGTMGYIAPEVFSRNFGNVSSKADVYSFGILLLEIARGRKNVDITVENTSQVYFPEWIYNILEQKEDIRIFVEDDEDDKIAKKLAIVGLWCIQWHPVDRPFIKDVVKMLEGEGDKLIMPPNPFASTGHVKNNAHIPTKRQNLELEVIPESK
- the LOC132174663 gene encoding LEAF RUST 10 DISEASE-RESISTANCE LOCUS RECEPTOR-LIKE PROTEIN KINASE-like 2.2 isoform X1, which translates into the protein MVRGILFPAGLSVVIVVLVLVHEACSGNDSHHHSCPPSSCGNIQNISYPFWLEGDPPMCGDQRYNLSCEDNQTVLHLFAGKYYVQEIIYSDYTIRVVDAGIEKDNISSIPRYFLNRYNFSSGDPYTLSYPSNIKVLCNSTGQYEQLGNGNMPATGLVWVKCEKPVISRKYLDTSSCLSNGVKSSNSSLFHSKSYRYVLFSEYISLDDLGDSCQIEQMFPKASFMVNLISCPFVYDQVADGFKLSWVQVLCDNFTGDDICNLNNVNFPDQCGLPSSKISEILGKGIGALYNILVPQIIQDKFDWLSGDDGPYYEDSLAKLTIIMINCGGLYLAARVVLSIPCVITFLIYKWRRRHLSMYNVVEEFLQSHNNLMPLRYSYFEIRKMTKNFKDKLGEGGYGTVFKGTLRSGRLVAIKMLGKSKANGQDFINEVATIGRIHHVNIVQLIGFCVEGSKRALVYEFMPNGSLNKYIFSPEESTLLSYDQMFDIALGVARGIEYLHQGCAMQILHFDIKPHNILLDENFAPKVSDFGLAKLYQVDDSIVSLTAARGTLGYMAPELFYKNIGGISYKADVYSFGMLLMEMAGRRRNVNAFADHSSQIYFPTWVYDQLHDGKDIEIEDVTMEEKKIVKKMTMVALWCIQMKPSNRPSMNKVIEMLEEEVESLQMPSKPFLSSVESPMRDFGEDSNQTCSSIQSKESSQTTQF
- the LOC132174663 gene encoding LEAF RUST 10 DISEASE-RESISTANCE LOCUS RECEPTOR-LIKE PROTEIN KINASE-like 2.2 isoform X2 — protein: MVRGILFPAGLSVVIVVLVLVHEACSGNDSHHHSCPPSSCGNIQNISYPFWLEGDPPMCGDQRYNLSCEDNQTVLHLFAGKYYVQEIIYSDYTIRVVDAGIEKDNISSIPRYFLNRYNFSSGDPYTLSYPSNIKVLCNSTGQYEQLGNGNMPATGLVWVKCEKPVISRKYLDTSSCLSNGVKSSNSSLFHSKSYRYVLFSEYISLDDLGDSCQIEQMFPKASFMVNLISCPFVYDQVADGFKLSWVQVLCDNFTGDDICNLNNVNFPDQCGLPSSKISEILGKGIGALYNILVPQIIQDKFDWLSGDDGPYYEDSLAKLTIIMINCGGLYLAARVVLSIPCVITFLIYKWRRRHLSMYNVVEEFLQSHNNLMPLRYSYFEIRKMTKNFKDKLGEGGYGTVFKGTLRSGRLVAIKMLGSKRALVYEFMPNGSLNKYIFSPEESTLLSYDQMFDIALGVARGIEYLHQGCAMQILHFDIKPHNILLDENFAPKVSDFGLAKLYQVDDSIVSLTAARGTLGYMAPELFYKNIGGISYKADVYSFGMLLMEMAGRRRNVNAFADHSSQIYFPTWVYDQLHDGKDIEIEDVTMEEKKIVKKMTMVALWCIQMKPSNRPSMNKVIEMLEEEVESLQMPSKPFLSSVESPMRDFGEDSNQTCSSIQSKESSQTTQF